The DNA region CCCACTCGGTGACCAGGACCCGGGGTGAGGCGGAGAACACCGTCGGTACGTAGATCTCGGGGTCGTCCGCGTACGCGGTGGCGAAGGCCCGCTGCGACTCCGCCTCCAACTCGTAGTCGAGTTCCTCGGTGATCCGCTCCCGCAGCTCGGTCAGCAGCGGTTTGATGTCCAGCCCCGGCTGGATGGCCCGGAACATCCCCCCGAGCCGGGAGAGCTGCTTGAGGTCGGCGAGCAGGGCGTCACCGGCCCCCGGGTACTGGATCTTGACCGCGACCTGCCGGGTCGTGCCGTCCGGCATCCGCCACACCGCCCGGTGCACCTGACCGATGCTCGCCGCGGCGGCCGGCGAGTCGTCGAAGCTCTCGAACCGCTCCCGCCAGGCCGGGCCGAGCTGCTCGGCCAGCACCCGGTGCACGCTGGCGGCCGGCAGCGGTGGCGCGGCCTCCTGGAGTTTGGTCAGGGCCTGCCGGTACGGCGCGGCGACCTCCTCCGGCAGGGCGGCTTCGAAGACCGACAGGGCCTGACCGAACTTCATCGCCCCACCCTTGAGCTGGCCGAGCACGCTGAACAGCTGCTCGGCCGTACGCTGCTGGATCTCCGCCGAGATCACGTCGGAGGCCAGCCCGGTGACCCGCTTTCCCATGCCGAGGACGGTCCGACCGGCGAAGCCGAGCGGCAGAGCGGCGAGCTTGGCGGTCCGGGAGACGGCGCGGCGCGGGATGTCGGTC from Micromonospora sp. NBC_01739 includes:
- a CDS encoding ABC1 kinase family protein, whose translation is MTDIPRRAVSRTAKLAALPLGFAGRTVLGMGKRVTGLASDVISAEIQQRTAEQLFSVLGQLKGGAMKFGQALSVFEAALPEEVAAPYRQALTKLQEAAPPLPAASVHRVLAEQLGPAWRERFESFDDSPAAAASIGQVHRAVWRMPDGTTRQVAVKIQYPGAGDALLADLKQLSRLGGMFRAIQPGLDIKPLLTELRERITEELDYELEAESQRAFATAYADDPEIYVPTVFSASPRVLVTEWVEGTPLADIIREGSEQQRDEAGRLMAVLHLSAPMRAGLLHADPHPGNFRLLPDGRLAVIDFGAVARMPEGTPEPIGRIAGLALRGDADEVVAGLRDEGFVSSEAPVDGQALLDFLRPMLEPIAVEEFRFTRAWLRAEAARLANPRSPAYQFSRQLNLPPSYLLIHRVTLGSIGVLCQLEAEAPYRGILERWLPGFAEAD